CTGATATACAATTATATAAGGTGATTTATTTTGTTAATTACCATGCAACGGTCTTAAGTTGTGATTTATTAAGCAAAAAAAGTAAAATTTAGTTTAATAATCCTTAAATGTTTTCATAACGCTATATAATTATATTATATTTGATTATTAATTAATAATTAAAGTTATGAAAAACACATTTACACTTTTTGCTCTTCTTTTATTCTCTCTACTGGTTATAGGCCAAAATAATTTGAAGATAGATTCTAAATCGCATGACTTGAGTGCTCAAGTTAAAAAACAAATCTCTCTGGTTAATCAGCTGAATTTGAATAATACCAGTCAAGTAAACAAAGCTATCTTGCAAAGGCTTGATAGTATTATTACTGATGACTATGATCAAGGGCAATGGAATACTGAGGATAGGATTTTATATACTTATTTAGATAATAGCCTACTCAGCGAAATGCTTTATTTATACTGGGAAGATGAATGGGTTGGTGAAGAGAAACAAAATTATTTTTATGATGAAAATAATAGATTGAGTCAACAAAGTCTATCCTATTATAATCAGATGAATTCCACATGGGAAGAAGAAATCTTGATAGATTTTGCCTATGGTGAGAATGGTCTAGTGGAAGAGGCTCTTATTAAATATGAAGACGAAGATGGAATTTATTATGAAAAAGCAGTTTTTAATTATACTGAGGATGGTGAACTCACTGAAGTCATCATGTATGAACAATATGAGGAATGGTACGCTTATTCAAAAGATACTTATGCGGTGAATGAAGAGCTATTACAATTTGAAGAATTTCGATATTATTGGGATGGTGAAAGCTGGTTTAATAATTTCCAGCAAATTGGGAAATGTAATGGTGATTGGCAACAATATGAGTCCATTACCTATCTTCTTAATGAAGAAACCGGTGAATGGGTGAACACAGGGAAAGTAGAATTTAATTATGATGAAGAAGGGAACCTTTCAATAGAACAAGGATTTGCTTGGGATACTGAAGAAAATGCTTGGATAGAATATTCCGCCCAGGGCATGGCTTATAATAATGATTTTACATTTGAGCAATTATTCTTGCCAATAGATAATATCTCTGATGACCCCTCTAGCAGATTTATTAATTATTTCAATCATATGCTTCTCAATATTGAGTATTCATATCTAAATATGAACAGCAATGAGATAGAACTATCCGATAAGGATATTTA
This genomic window from Lentimicrobium sp. L6 contains:
- a CDS encoding T9SS type A sorting domain-containing protein, yielding MKNTFTLFALLLFSLLVIGQNNLKIDSKSHDLSAQVKKQISLVNQLNLNNTSQVNKAILQRLDSIITDDYDQGQWNTEDRILYTYLDNSLLSEMLYLYWEDEWVGEEKQNYFYDENNRLSQQSLSYYNQMNSTWEEEILIDFAYGENGLVEEALIKYEDEDGIYYEKAVFNYTEDGELTEVIMYEQYEEWYAYSKDTYAVNEELLQFEEFRYYWDGESWFNNFQQIGKCNGDWQQYESITYLLNEETGEWVNTGKVEFNYDEEGNLSIEQGFAWDTEENAWIEYSAQGMAYNNDFTFEQLFLPIDNISDDPSSRFINYFNHMLLNIEYSYLNMNSNEIELSDKDIYYYSEQNVLSIENQLRTELSLYPNPANDILKVNMEDLLIIEAEIYNIHGSLIKRQLLNSGETIPIADLKPGVYLLKAKNGNKTVTTKFIKK